In Thermococcus sp., a single window of DNA contains:
- a CDS encoding mechanosensitive ion channel family protein, which translates to MIDINASGNVTIGFGPTNVTMSVGNIITAIAVFIVGFLIAKVVKHYILTLSKSTKYVWVLNEDTARTFYNMIVIISAFYALHVLGVLSYKVSGTSLSDIFTALTVFYFSYLLAKKSKDYMVMRAPKEKLNEMQVKAKLFYYTVVTIAFFLALNIAGLSGRLSTIMAAAGITGVVLGIASQAVVANFLAGIAMYFDKPLRIGDAVRIGNVEGIVHDIRILSTRIRAWDGTLVRVPNEKLFNSEIVNLQKYPARRAELTLGIAYREDAQRAIDIIMKVLDEEPYVLAVPEPRAYVEELGDSAVNIRVWAWVPSSLWRGQNLLRAEYGLLQKIRDALKREGIEIPFPQRVNWFAEPLRIKFTDDEQES; encoded by the coding sequence ATGATCGACATAAACGCGTCGGGGAACGTAACGATCGGCTTCGGTCCAACGAACGTCACCATGAGCGTGGGGAACATAATAACGGCTATCGCTGTTTTCATCGTGGGATTCCTGATCGCAAAGGTAGTGAAGCACTACATCCTGACGCTCTCCAAGAGCACCAAATACGTGTGGGTGCTCAACGAAGACACCGCAAGGACGTTTTACAACATGATCGTTATCATCTCCGCATTCTACGCCCTTCACGTACTCGGCGTCCTGTCCTACAAAGTGAGCGGAACCTCCCTCAGCGATATCTTCACGGCGCTGACGGTCTTCTACTTCTCGTACCTACTCGCCAAGAAATCCAAAGATTACATGGTGATGAGGGCCCCGAAGGAGAAGCTTAACGAGATGCAGGTCAAAGCAAAACTCTTCTACTACACCGTAGTTACTATAGCGTTCTTTCTCGCGCTCAACATAGCTGGACTCAGTGGCAGGCTCTCAACAATCATGGCAGCCGCGGGGATAACCGGTGTCGTCCTGGGTATAGCATCCCAGGCTGTCGTGGCCAACTTCCTCGCCGGTATTGCCATGTACTTTGACAAACCGCTCAGGATAGGGGACGCGGTCAGGATAGGCAACGTTGAGGGGATAGTCCATGACATAAGGATCCTGTCAACCAGGATAAGGGCCTGGGACGGCACCCTAGTCCGTGTCCCCAATGAGAAGCTATTCAACAGTGAGATAGTGAACCTCCAGAAGTACCCTGCTAGAAGGGCCGAGCTAACACTGGGGATAGCCTACAGGGAGGACGCCCAAAGGGCCATAGATATCATAATGAAGGTTCTCGACGAAGAACCGTACGTCCTTGCAGTACCCGAGCCAAGGGCCTACGTTGAGGAGCTGGGGGATAGCGCGGTCAACATCAGGGTATGGGCCTGGGTGCCGAGTTCACTCTGGAGGGGTCAGAACCTCTTAAGGGCGGAGTACGGCCTCCTCCAGAAGATCAGGGACGCTCTCAAACGGGAAGGCATTGAAATCCCGTTCCCGCAGCGCGTCAACTGGTTCGCCGAGCCCCTCAGGATAAAGTTTACGGATGACGAACAGGAGAGCTGA
- a CDS encoding threonine--tRNA ligase — protein sequence MRMLLIHSDYLEYEVKDKALKNPEPIGEEQKKGRLEEVLAVFMSVEKADETNPDEIVEKAVIEIKDVASQVKADRIFVYPFAHLSSELAKPDVALKVLQRIEERLREESFEVKRAPFGYYKAFKLSCKGHPLAELSRTIVPNGEAVLKEERNIALEKEEELKSYWYVLTPEGELVEVEKFDFTGHENLRKFANYEISKNRIADREPPHVRFMLEHELVDYEPGSDGGNLRYYPKGRLIKGLLEQYVTEKVIEYGAMEVETPIMYDFEHPALEKYLNRFPARQYVVKSGDKKFFLRFAACFGQFLIKKDATISYRNLPLRMYELTRYSFRREKSGELSGLRRLRAFTMPDMHTVAKDLKQAMDEFKKQYKLSMEVLRGVGLTPEDYEVAIRFTRDFWEENRDFVIGLTNIIGKPVLIEMWDQRFFYFILKFEFNFVDNLDKAAALSTVQIDVENAERFGITYYNEEGKEEYPLILHCSPSGAIERVMYAILEKQAKLQAKGVKPSFPLWLSPIQVRVIPVGEDVMDYALYVAGKLEGAKIRVDVDDTNDRLNKKIRKAEKEWIPYIVVVGRNEKEQNTVTVRRRSGGRQVEMQLEDLIKEIKGQIEGFPYRPRPLPLLLSRRPRFRG from the coding sequence ATGAGAATGCTTCTGATACACTCGGACTACCTTGAGTACGAGGTCAAGGATAAAGCCCTGAAGAACCCGGAGCCGATAGGCGAGGAACAGAAGAAAGGTAGACTCGAGGAGGTCCTGGCGGTTTTCATGAGCGTTGAGAAGGCCGACGAGACCAACCCCGACGAGATCGTCGAGAAGGCAGTTATTGAGATCAAGGACGTTGCTTCACAGGTAAAGGCCGACAGGATATTCGTTTACCCCTTCGCCCACCTGAGCAGCGAGCTGGCGAAGCCAGATGTCGCACTCAAGGTTCTCCAGAGGATCGAGGAAAGACTCAGGGAGGAGAGCTTTGAGGTAAAGCGCGCGCCCTTCGGCTACTACAAGGCCTTCAAGCTCTCCTGTAAGGGCCACCCGCTGGCCGAGCTCAGCAGGACGATAGTCCCGAACGGCGAGGCGGTTTTAAAGGAGGAGCGCAACATCGCCCTTGAGAAGGAGGAGGAGCTGAAGAGCTACTGGTACGTGCTCACGCCGGAGGGTGAGCTGGTCGAGGTCGAGAAGTTCGACTTCACCGGGCACGAGAACCTCAGGAAGTTCGCCAATTACGAGATAAGTAAGAACAGGATAGCCGACAGGGAGCCGCCGCACGTCAGGTTCATGCTCGAGCACGAGCTGGTTGATTACGAACCGGGAAGCGACGGAGGCAACCTCCGGTATTACCCCAAGGGAAGGCTCATCAAGGGTCTCCTCGAGCAGTACGTCACCGAAAAGGTCATAGAGTACGGCGCCATGGAGGTCGAGACGCCGATTATGTACGACTTCGAGCATCCGGCGCTCGAGAAGTACCTCAACCGCTTCCCGGCGAGGCAGTACGTCGTCAAGAGCGGCGACAAGAAGTTCTTCCTCCGCTTCGCTGCCTGCTTCGGCCAGTTCCTCATAAAGAAGGACGCCACGATAAGCTACCGCAACCTGCCGCTCAGGATGTACGAGCTTACCCGTTACTCCTTCAGGCGCGAGAAGAGCGGTGAGCTTTCCGGCCTCAGGAGGCTCAGGGCTTTCACGATGCCAGATATGCACACCGTCGCCAAAGACCTCAAGCAGGCCATGGACGAGTTCAAGAAGCAGTACAAACTCAGCATGGAGGTTCTTAGGGGCGTTGGGCTAACACCGGAGGACTATGAAGTAGCAATAAGGTTCACACGCGATTTCTGGGAGGAGAACAGGGACTTCGTGATCGGACTGACGAACATAATAGGCAAGCCGGTGCTCATCGAGATGTGGGACCAGAGGTTCTTCTACTTCATCCTCAAGTTCGAGTTCAACTTCGTTGACAACCTCGACAAGGCGGCTGCGCTGAGCACCGTCCAGATCGACGTCGAGAACGCGGAGCGCTTCGGCATAACCTACTACAACGAGGAGGGTAAGGAGGAGTACCCTCTCATACTCCACTGCTCACCGAGCGGAGCAATCGAGCGCGTTATGTACGCCATCCTAGAGAAGCAGGCCAAGCTCCAGGCGAAGGGCGTAAAACCGAGCTTCCCGCTCTGGCTCAGCCCGATACAGGTCCGCGTCATTCCGGTGGGCGAGGACGTCATGGACTACGCACTCTACGTTGCGGGAAAGCTTGAAGGTGCAAAGATTCGCGTTGACGTTGACGACACCAACGACAGGCTCAACAAGAAGATAAGGAAGGCCGAGAAGGAGTGGATTCCCTACATCGTCGTCGTTGGCAGGAACGAGA